In a genomic window of Ralstonia nicotianae:
- a CDS encoding c-type cytochrome → MWLAMPAGQAGSASAADPGEAIFREGVLPSGAPLVATRDGGMRMEGAAGACVNCHRRSGLGARSGLSSIPPITGRYLFHPPAKSGEDRGIPYVETMRGDREPYTDATLARAIRDGIDSQGRPMRYLMPHFTLGDGDMAALIAYLKRLDPRRAPGVGSGVLHFATIITPDADPVKRRGMLDVLEHYVAEKNAFPLGATPPLRASRKMMYMVNRQWQLHVWELSGPPQTWEAQLEQHLAAEPVFAVVSGLGGTNWAPVSAFCERAAVPCLFPNVEAPDIGHGDFYALYFSRGVRLEAGLLAAGVADAMRGGALKAVHQVYRSGDTGEAGAQALAQALRSKGIDVSSHALAPGERLAKAFVGMSKDDALVLWLRPADLAALGKTVPTQTVFMSGLMGGLERAPLPALWRDVTRIAYPFDLPERRRVRVDYALGWFAIRHIPVVDEQVQADTFLACGLLAETLSHMADTFVRDYLVERIEDMLERRVITGYYPRLTLAPGQRFASKGGYLVHFADASGTRIVADGDWIVP, encoded by the coding sequence ATGTGGCTCGCCATGCCGGCGGGCCAGGCGGGCAGCGCGTCGGCGGCGGATCCGGGCGAGGCGATCTTCCGTGAGGGCGTGCTGCCCTCCGGTGCGCCGCTGGTCGCCACGCGCGACGGCGGCATGCGCATGGAGGGCGCGGCGGGAGCCTGTGTCAACTGCCACCGGCGCAGCGGGCTGGGCGCGAGATCCGGCCTGTCCAGCATTCCGCCGATCACCGGGCGGTACTTGTTCCATCCGCCTGCCAAAAGCGGCGAGGACCGCGGCATTCCCTACGTCGAGACCATGCGCGGCGACCGCGAGCCGTATACCGATGCGACGCTGGCGCGGGCGATCCGCGACGGGATCGATTCGCAGGGGCGGCCGATGCGCTACCTGATGCCGCATTTCACGCTGGGCGACGGCGACATGGCGGCCCTGATCGCCTATCTGAAGCGGCTCGACCCGCGCCGCGCACCCGGCGTGGGCAGCGGCGTGCTGCATTTCGCCACCATCATCACGCCCGACGCCGATCCCGTGAAGCGCCGCGGCATGCTCGATGTGCTGGAGCACTACGTGGCCGAGAAGAACGCCTTCCCGCTGGGCGCGACGCCGCCGCTGCGCGCGTCGCGCAAGATGATGTACATGGTCAACCGCCAATGGCAGCTGCACGTCTGGGAACTGAGCGGCCCCCCGCAGACATGGGAGGCGCAGCTCGAGCAGCATCTGGCCGCCGAACCGGTCTTTGCCGTGGTGTCGGGGCTGGGCGGCACGAACTGGGCACCGGTGAGCGCGTTCTGCGAGCGCGCGGCCGTGCCGTGCCTGTTCCCGAACGTCGAGGCACCGGACATCGGCCACGGCGATTTCTACGCGCTGTATTTCTCGCGCGGCGTGCGGCTCGAAGCCGGCTTGCTGGCCGCCGGCGTTGCCGACGCGATGCGCGGTGGCGCGCTCAAGGCGGTGCACCAGGTCTACCGGAGCGGCGACACCGGCGAAGCCGGCGCACAGGCATTGGCGCAGGCGCTGCGGAGCAAGGGCATCGATGTCTCGAGCCACGCGCTGGCGCCGGGCGAGCGCCTCGCCAAGGCATTCGTCGGCATGTCGAAGGACGATGCCCTGGTGCTCTGGCTGCGCCCGGCCGATCTCGCCGCCCTGGGCAAGACCGTGCCCACGCAGACCGTGTTCATGTCGGGGCTCATGGGCGGCCTCGAGCGCGCGCCGTTGCCGGCGCTCTGGCGTGACGTGACGCGCATTGCCTATCCGTTCGACCTGCCGGAGCGCCGGCGTGTGCGCGTCGACTACGCGCTCGGGTGGTTCGCCATCCGGCATATCCCGGTGGTCGATGAACAGGTGCAGGCCGACACCTTCCTGGCCTGCGGGCTGCTCGCCGAGACCCTAAGCCATATGGCCGATACGTTCGTGCGCGACTACCTCGTGGAGCGCATCGAGGACATGCTCGAGCGCCGCGTGATCACCGGCTACTACCCGCGCCTGACCCTCGCGCCGGGGCAGCGTTTCGCGTCGAAGGGCGGCTACCTGGTGCACTTTGCCGACGCCAGCGGAACCCGGATCGTGGCGGACGGCGACTGGATCGTGCCTTAG
- a CDS encoding alkaline phosphatase family protein yields MHVGTRPASTLARLVRQGAAYRNARAPFPSDAFPGMVGQMTGESSRTMRRSR; encoded by the coding sequence ATGCATGTCGGCACGCGCCCGGCCTCCACGCTGGCGCGCCTCGTGCGCCAGGGCGCGGCGTACCGGAATGCCCGCGCGCCGTTTCCGTCCGATGCGTTCCCCGGCATGGTCGGCCAGATGACCGGCGAATCGTCCCGAACGATGCGTCGCTCACGATGA
- a CDS encoding LolA-like protein yields MTRFHFLALGLTCTLAASAAAAAGAASAGPLSAAQIAERNVAARGGLQAWRAVNTMEMSGQLEAGGKKNATLAFVMTMKRPHKNRLEIRFQGQTALQVYDGAQGWKVRPFLGRDEVDPYTPDELKSAAASSELDGPLVDYAAKGTQIAVQGVETVEGHRAYKLKLTMKDGAMRHLWIDASTFLELKIDGEPRRLDGKMHDVAVYFRDYRIEHGLKVPHVLETAVQGVRQTHKITIERVTVNAPADDGLFAKPQLASAQMLHQ; encoded by the coding sequence ATGACACGATTCCATTTCCTGGCACTGGGCTTGACGTGCACGCTGGCCGCATCCGCGGCGGCGGCGGCCGGCGCCGCATCGGCAGGCCCGCTCAGCGCGGCGCAGATCGCGGAACGCAACGTCGCCGCGCGCGGCGGCCTGCAGGCGTGGCGCGCGGTCAATACGATGGAGATGTCGGGGCAGCTCGAAGCCGGGGGCAAGAAGAACGCCACGCTTGCATTCGTGATGACGATGAAGCGCCCGCACAAGAACCGTCTGGAGATCCGGTTCCAGGGACAGACGGCGCTCCAGGTCTATGACGGCGCCCAGGGCTGGAAAGTCAGGCCCTTCCTCGGGCGCGACGAAGTCGACCCGTACACGCCGGACGAATTGAAGTCCGCCGCGGCATCCTCCGAGCTCGATGGCCCGCTCGTGGACTACGCCGCCAAGGGCACGCAGATTGCCGTCCAGGGTGTCGAGACGGTTGAGGGGCACCGCGCCTACAAGCTGAAGCTGACCATGAAGGACGGCGCGATGCGGCACCTGTGGATCGACGCCTCGACCTTTCTGGAACTCAAGATCGATGGCGAGCCGCGCAGGCTCGACGGCAAGATGCATGATGTCGCGGTCTATTTCCGCGACTACCGGATCGAGCACGGCCTGAAGGTGCCGCACGTGCTTGAAACAGCGGTGCAGGGTGTCCGGCAGACGCACAAGATCACCATTGAGCGGGTGACGGTGAATGCGCCGGCAGACGACGGGCTCTTTGCGAAGCCCCAGCTGGCGAGCGCGCAAATGCTTCACCAGTAG
- a CDS encoding transporter family protein yields MTTRPNTLKRAALLAGVTSLLAPLGAHACATCGCSLSTDAAMGYSAIPGWRISLDYTYIPQNQLRHGTGSVAAAEVAGINAAGGNQEVERQTINRYVNLGVHYSPNSSWNFSVIVPYVDRGHTTYGSATPDQLTPDNVSGATASGLGDIKLIASYQGFLPTHNLGVQLGVKLPTGRYGGQNVLTGATVGRNPVLFSSGPNAAAGQALDTSLQPGTGTTDLILGAYYYQPVSQDFDAFINGQVQSAVRQNLRDAGADFRPGNTATVSFGLRYEADPHIVPQLQFNVTRKNADKGALADTANTAGTVVYLSPGVTVSVMHNLQVYAFLQKAVYSNLQGYQLFPRWSGTVGASYAF; encoded by the coding sequence ATGACGACACGACCGAATACCCTCAAGCGAGCGGCGCTGCTGGCCGGCGTCACCAGCCTGCTCGCGCCACTCGGGGCACATGCCTGCGCCACCTGCGGCTGTTCGCTCAGCACCGATGCCGCCATGGGCTACTCCGCCATCCCGGGCTGGCGCATCAGCCTGGACTACACCTACATCCCGCAGAACCAGCTGCGCCACGGCACGGGTTCGGTCGCGGCGGCGGAGGTGGCGGGCATCAACGCGGCCGGCGGCAACCAGGAGGTCGAGCGCCAGACCATCAACCGCTATGTCAACCTCGGCGTCCACTACAGCCCGAACAGCAGTTGGAACTTCAGCGTGATCGTGCCCTACGTGGATCGCGGGCACACTACCTATGGTTCGGCCACGCCCGATCAGCTCACCCCGGACAACGTCAGCGGCGCGACGGCCAGCGGCCTGGGCGACATCAAGCTGATCGCCAGCTACCAGGGTTTTCTGCCCACCCACAACCTGGGCGTGCAGTTGGGCGTCAAGCTGCCGACCGGCCGCTACGGCGGCCAGAACGTGCTGACCGGCGCCACGGTCGGGCGCAATCCGGTGCTCTTCTCCAGCGGCCCCAATGCCGCCGCGGGGCAGGCCCTGGATACCAGCCTGCAGCCCGGCACCGGCACCACCGACCTGATCCTGGGCGCCTACTACTACCAGCCCGTCAGCCAGGATTTCGATGCGTTCATCAATGGCCAGGTCCAGTCCGCCGTGCGGCAGAACCTGCGCGACGCGGGTGCCGACTTCCGCCCCGGCAATACCGCCACGGTGAGCTTCGGACTGCGCTACGAAGCGGATCCGCATATCGTGCCGCAGCTGCAGTTCAACGTGACGCGCAAGAACGCCGACAAGGGCGCGCTGGCCGATACCGCCAACACGGCCGGCACGGTGGTCTACCTGTCGCCGGGCGTGACGGTGAGCGTGATGCACAACCTTCAGGTCTATGCGTTCCTGCAGAAGGCGGTGTACAGCAATCTGCAGGGCTATCAACTTTTCCCGCGCTGGTCGGGTACCGTCGGAGCCAGCTATGCGTTCTGA
- a CDS encoding MipA/OmpV family protein: MPVPTSSTLRALPLVCLLACGLTAGPAAHANTGNDDTASDWSIAIGPSVYVTPKYPGARSSFVFPWVDQEIEYRHRFFSKGTDFLGAYLVNDDTWQVGGNFQLDPTWRHASDDARLAGLGNVNATVRAKVFAQYTVSFLTLSTDAEQDILGNRQGLIVNGDVYASAPVGRWLFSLGAGLSWVNRQYMGTFFGVDADQSARSGLPAFAARAGVRDRHLNAIVTCKLDDRWTASGSVTLARLRGDAADSPITQRRQQTTAMASVTYRFR, from the coding sequence ATGCCCGTGCCCACTTCCTCCACCCTGCGCGCGTTGCCGCTCGTCTGCCTGCTCGCCTGTGGACTGACCGCGGGGCCCGCGGCGCACGCCAACACCGGCAACGACGACACCGCGAGTGACTGGAGCATCGCCATCGGCCCGTCCGTGTACGTGACGCCCAAGTATCCCGGCGCACGTTCGAGCTTCGTCTTCCCGTGGGTGGACCAGGAGATCGAGTACCGGCACCGGTTCTTCTCGAAGGGCACGGACTTCCTAGGCGCCTATCTCGTCAACGACGACACCTGGCAGGTCGGCGGCAACTTCCAGCTCGATCCGACCTGGCGCCACGCGAGCGACGATGCGCGGCTGGCCGGCCTCGGCAACGTCAATGCCACGGTGCGCGCCAAGGTATTCGCGCAGTACACCGTGTCGTTCCTGACGCTGTCCACCGATGCCGAGCAGGACATCCTCGGCAACCGCCAGGGCCTGATCGTCAACGGCGACGTCTACGCCAGCGCGCCGGTGGGCCGCTGGCTGTTCAGCCTCGGCGCCGGACTGAGCTGGGTCAACCGCCAGTACATGGGCACCTTCTTCGGCGTCGATGCGGACCAGAGCGCCCGCTCCGGCCTGCCCGCCTTCGCCGCGCGCGCCGGCGTGCGCGACCGCCACCTCAACGCCATCGTCACCTGCAAGCTGGACGACCGCTGGACTGCGAGCGGCTCCGTCACCCTCGCCCGCCTGCGCGGCGATGCCGCCGACAGCCCGATCACCCAGCGCCGCCAGCAGACCACTGCGATGGCGTCCGTGACGTACCGCTTCCGCTAG
- a CDS encoding SAM-dependent methyltransferase — translation MSLTGHSIESLATEPGLISHGTDHEETDAALLERVHARLRAAGDVPGATVQHMLSLADALASFGLGRFLLRHQGLNAYWTHQLVTYQPGTLPASSAETLEYQMFEKLPVVLATRERFGIFRSQLQALMKPGATAASVPCGLMGELLLLDYSSLPGVSLIGVDLDQDALDSARALAATRGLTEHVSLHRQDAWALDLRASVDVLASNGLNLYEPDDGRVTELYCAYHDALRPGGTLVTSFLTPPPALSPASPWNMEATDPKALSLQALLFVKIIEAKWQTFRTHAQTTAQLQRAGFVNIRFIDDRARMFPTVIAQRPR, via the coding sequence ATGAGCCTGACCGGACATTCCATCGAAAGCCTCGCGACCGAACCCGGCCTGATCTCCCATGGCACGGATCACGAAGAGACCGATGCCGCGCTGCTCGAGCGCGTCCACGCACGGCTGCGGGCCGCGGGTGACGTGCCGGGCGCGACGGTCCAGCACATGCTGTCGCTGGCCGACGCGCTGGCGAGCTTCGGCCTCGGACGCTTCCTGCTGCGCCACCAGGGCCTGAATGCGTACTGGACCCACCAGTTGGTGACCTACCAGCCCGGCACCTTGCCGGCCAGCAGCGCAGAGACGCTCGAATACCAGATGTTCGAAAAGCTGCCCGTCGTGCTGGCCACGCGAGAGCGCTTCGGCATCTTCCGCAGCCAGCTGCAGGCCCTGATGAAACCGGGCGCCACCGCCGCCTCGGTGCCGTGCGGCTTGATGGGCGAGCTGCTGCTGCTCGACTACAGCAGCCTGCCCGGCGTCTCCCTGATCGGCGTGGACCTGGACCAGGACGCGCTGGACAGTGCCCGCGCGCTCGCCGCGACGCGCGGCCTGACCGAGCACGTCTCGCTGCACCGCCAGGACGCTTGGGCGCTCGACCTGCGCGCCAGCGTCGACGTCCTGGCCAGCAACGGACTGAACCTCTATGAGCCCGACGACGGCCGCGTGACCGAGCTGTACTGTGCCTACCACGACGCCCTGCGCCCCGGCGGCACCCTGGTCACCAGCTTCCTGACCCCGCCGCCCGCGCTATCGCCCGCGTCCCCCTGGAACATGGAGGCGACCGACCCGAAGGCGCTGTCGCTGCAAGCCCTGCTGTTCGTCAAGATCATCGAGGCGAAATGGCAGACCTTCCGCACGCACGCGCAGACGACGGCGCAGTTGCAGCGCGCGGGCTTCGTCAACATCCGCTTCATCGACGACCGGGCGCGCATGTTCCCGACCGTGATCGCGCAGCGGCCCCGTTGA
- a CDS encoding VirK family protein, with the protein MAQTNMKPIACLFAAFAALPVLAHAQTVQMPDVLAAEHALSLGKPVTATIDLTRCTGDTATTPAGTTRGGVTVNPYRIQPDNTLSFSDTHFTVRSDGTPITQFLRYSIDTSGTARFSSYIFAMPAYTLQSQVSYTCKLGEGVKLFARF; encoded by the coding sequence ATGGCCCAGACGAATATGAAACCGATCGCATGTCTCTTCGCCGCCTTCGCCGCCCTGCCGGTGCTCGCGCATGCCCAGACCGTTCAGATGCCCGACGTCCTGGCCGCCGAGCATGCGCTGTCCCTCGGCAAGCCGGTGACCGCCACCATCGACCTGACCCGTTGCACCGGCGACACCGCCACCACCCCGGCAGGCACGACGCGCGGCGGCGTGACCGTGAATCCGTACCGGATCCAGCCGGACAACACCCTGAGCTTCTCCGACACGCACTTCACCGTGCGCAGCGACGGCACGCCGATCACGCAATTCCTGCGCTACTCCATCGACACCAGCGGCACGGCGCGCTTTTCGTCGTACATCTTCGCCATGCCGGCCTACACGCTGCAGAGCCAGGTGTCCTACACCTGCAAGCTGGGCGAGGGCGTGAAGCTGTTCGCCCGGTTCTGA
- a CDS encoding lytic transglycosylase domain-containing protein codes for MHASFPGSGFAAVLIAGMAGAPSVSAQIFGAVQSDGTVVLTNLQSGPHSPTFRVIVAARRGPAQPLAENARAVVVAVDTTRFSDIIAEAGRKWNVQPELLRAIIAVESKFNPRAVSKRGARGLMQLMPGTARRFTAGDLFDPRANVLAGAQYLRFLLDLFGNDVELAVAAYNAGENAVIRAGYRIPALAETRSYVPAVMAHYRRLSASTL; via the coding sequence ATGCACGCGTCGTTCCCAGGTTCCGGGTTTGCCGCTGTGCTCATCGCGGGCATGGCGGGTGCGCCGTCGGTGAGCGCGCAGATTTTCGGTGCGGTGCAATCGGACGGCACGGTGGTCCTGACGAACCTGCAGAGCGGCCCGCACAGCCCGACGTTTCGCGTCATCGTCGCCGCGCGCCGCGGGCCGGCCCAGCCGCTTGCCGAGAACGCGCGCGCGGTGGTCGTCGCGGTCGACACCACGCGCTTCAGCGACATCATTGCCGAAGCCGGCCGCAAGTGGAATGTGCAACCCGAGCTGCTGCGGGCCATCATCGCGGTCGAATCGAAATTCAACCCCCGCGCCGTGTCGAAGCGCGGCGCGCGCGGTCTCATGCAACTGATGCCCGGGACTGCCCGACGCTTTACGGCGGGCGACCTGTTCGATCCGCGCGCGAACGTGCTGGCCGGCGCGCAGTATCTGCGCTTCCTGCTCGACCTGTTCGGCAACGATGTCGAGCTGGCGGTCGCGGCCTACAACGCGGGCGAGAACGCGGTGATCCGGGCCGGCTACCGGATCCCGGCGCTCGCGGAGACGCGGTCCTACGTGCCGGCCGTGATGGCGCATTACCGGCGCCTGTCGGCGTCCACCCTGTAG
- a CDS encoding LolA-like protein translates to MMRRIAVWALAACLSACAGETGPGAAGMPSVAQIVAKNAAARGGAEAWHRIDSMVWIGHVESSNAPARFVLAMRRPNKTRFEVVAMNRMALRVYDGTQGWKLRPMQRGEGPNVQPYTPDELKFAHDEQVIDGLLIDHAAKGIEIALEGTDDIEGRKAYRLNVRMPSGATRRVWIDAGTFLEVKYERETRGMAGQPVKVAVYYRNYQAIHDVTLPLVIESHAGPEQAADKLVIDKVQFNPTLDDNLFARPVVAADRSRSVQAHPDAGAAITMPHGMAAP, encoded by the coding sequence ATGATGAGACGGATCGCGGTGTGGGCGCTGGCTGCGTGCCTGTCGGCTTGCGCGGGGGAAACGGGGCCGGGCGCGGCGGGCATGCCTTCCGTGGCGCAGATCGTCGCGAAGAACGCCGCCGCGCGCGGGGGCGCGGAGGCCTGGCACCGGATCGATTCCATGGTCTGGATCGGGCACGTGGAAAGCAGCAACGCGCCCGCGCGCTTCGTGCTGGCGATGCGGCGCCCGAACAAGACGCGCTTCGAGGTTGTCGCGATGAACCGGATGGCCCTGCGCGTCTACGACGGCACGCAAGGCTGGAAGCTGCGTCCGATGCAGCGCGGCGAGGGGCCGAACGTGCAGCCGTACACGCCGGACGAGCTCAAGTTCGCGCATGACGAGCAGGTCATCGATGGCCTGCTGATCGATCATGCGGCGAAAGGCATCGAGATCGCGCTGGAGGGCACCGACGACATCGAGGGGCGCAAGGCGTATCGGCTCAATGTCCGGATGCCCTCGGGCGCAACGCGGCGCGTATGGATCGACGCCGGCACCTTCCTCGAAGTCAAATACGAGCGCGAGACCCGTGGCATGGCGGGGCAGCCGGTCAAGGTGGCGGTCTACTACCGCAACTACCAGGCCATCCACGACGTCACATTGCCGCTGGTCATTGAAAGCCACGCCGGGCCGGAGCAGGCCGCCGACAAGCTCGTGATCGACAAGGTGCAGTTCAACCCGACGCTGGACGACAACCTGTTCGCCCGGCCGGTGGTGGCGGCCGATCGCAGCCGCTCCGTGCAGGCGCACCCCGATGCCGGAGCGGCCATCACGATGCCGCACGGCATGGCGGCACCCTAG
- a CDS encoding cytochrome C: MTTATTRIKRAGAALCFVLTCLALPCARANPIFARQTGLNCASCHTIYPELTPFGRKFKLTGYTMGEREKIPLALMTVVSRNAISNDTDKSTGAPLFAKNKEFVLDAISLFSGGKITDNAGAFVQWTYNNLTTTDNLTFTGHGALDNTDVRVVKKFGAEDKPTVIGLTLHNNPTVQDIYNTAPAWSFPYWAPSVAAPGRGTPTFLETGARVAGIGAYAYLFDSLYLEATSYQTAKGFLSPLRAGTPDDQRVTLTGANPYWRIAYTIGDDHQSLTIGHFGAIADVKDPTVDTPADQFRDLGLDAQFQYLSPDDRHIISAQATYIDERTKWRTGFPNGSNDNPTSKLRSFRAKATYVYDHTYGVTAGVFKVTGDADFARFGSTTGTPDTTGYIIELNYWPKFKAPFDPQTNVRFGIQYTGYTKFMGSSENFDGTLRRARDNNTLFIYAWFMF; this comes from the coding sequence ATGACGACTGCGACAACCCGCATCAAACGCGCCGGCGCCGCGCTGTGCTTCGTCCTGACGTGCCTGGCCTTGCCGTGCGCGCGGGCCAATCCCATCTTCGCCCGCCAGACGGGGCTGAATTGCGCGTCCTGCCACACCATCTATCCGGAGCTCACGCCGTTCGGCCGCAAATTCAAGCTGACCGGATACACCATGGGCGAGCGCGAGAAGATCCCGCTGGCACTGATGACGGTCGTTTCCAGGAACGCCATCAGCAACGACACGGACAAGTCGACCGGCGCGCCGCTCTTTGCAAAGAACAAGGAATTCGTGCTGGATGCCATCAGCCTCTTCTCCGGCGGGAAGATCACGGACAACGCCGGCGCGTTTGTCCAATGGACTTACAACAATCTCACCACCACGGACAACCTCACTTTCACCGGGCACGGCGCGCTCGACAACACCGATGTGCGCGTGGTGAAAAAATTCGGCGCCGAAGACAAACCGACCGTCATCGGCCTGACGCTGCACAACAATCCCACCGTGCAGGACATCTACAACACCGCACCGGCCTGGAGCTTCCCGTATTGGGCACCGAGCGTTGCCGCACCCGGGCGCGGCACCCCGACCTTTCTTGAAACGGGTGCGCGCGTGGCGGGCATCGGCGCCTACGCCTACCTCTTCGATTCGCTCTACCTGGAGGCGACGTCCTATCAGACGGCAAAAGGCTTCTTGTCGCCACTGCGAGCGGGCACACCGGATGACCAGCGGGTGACGCTGACCGGAGCGAATCCGTACTGGCGGATTGCCTACACCATCGGCGACGACCATCAGAGCCTGACCATCGGGCACTTCGGCGCCATTGCGGACGTCAAGGACCCCACCGTCGACACCCCGGCAGACCAATTCCGCGACCTCGGACTCGACGCGCAATTCCAGTATCTCAGCCCGGACGATCGCCACATCATCAGCGCCCAGGCGACCTACATCGACGAACGAACGAAGTGGCGAACGGGCTTTCCCAACGGAAGCAATGACAACCCCACGTCCAAGCTGCGCTCTTTCAGGGCAAAGGCAACCTACGTGTACGACCACACCTACGGCGTGACCGCTGGCGTCTTCAAGGTGACCGGCGATGCTGACTTCGCCAGGTTCGGCTCGACCACGGGCACGCCCGATACCACCGGCTACATCATCGAACTCAACTACTGGCCGAAGTTCAAGGCGCCCTTCGATCCGCAGACGAACGTCCGGTTCGGCATCCAGTACACGGGCTACACGAAGTTCATGGGCAGTTCCGAGAATTTCGACGGCACGCTGCGGCGGGCCCGGGACAACAACACCTTGTTCATCTACGCCTGGTTCATGTTCTAG
- a CDS encoding high-potential iron-sulfur protein: protein MNTIKTLSRRRMLRRSARALGSIMLAPIVFHARCADADSGNRAMLHYQDSPKDGKRCADCTAFKPGAESAPDTGTCKVIGGPVSPNGWCMAFSPR from the coding sequence ATGAACACCATCAAGACCCTCTCGCGGCGGCGGATGCTCCGCCGCAGCGCCCGTGCGCTGGGCTCCATCATGCTGGCCCCGATCGTGTTCCACGCCCGGTGCGCCGACGCCGACAGTGGCAACCGGGCCATGCTCCACTACCAGGACAGCCCCAAGGACGGCAAGCGGTGCGCGGATTGCACCGCGTTCAAGCCGGGGGCCGAATCCGCGCCCGACACGGGCACGTGCAAGGTCATCGGCGGGCCGGTCAGCCCGAATGGCTGGTGCATGGCGTTTTCGCCCCGGTAG
- a CDS encoding TlpA disulfide reductase family protein, producing the protein MRSDLSGLASPSWSRRAWLRAAGSAALGAGLGGMPPAAQAAGLEVGRSAPPLVLHTLDGHSIATDDLRGQVVVLTFWATWCEPCRKELPLLSAYAARHADRGLRVLGFCLDEPDALPAVREVAAGLSFPVGLLGSPYAGGYGRIWRLPVNFTIDRKGLLADNGWDAREPAWTAERLDRVITPLLR; encoded by the coding sequence ATGCGTTCTGATCTCAGCGGGCTGGCATCGCCCTCCTGGTCGCGGCGCGCGTGGCTGCGGGCCGCGGGTTCGGCGGCCCTGGGCGCCGGGTTGGGCGGTATGCCGCCCGCGGCGCAAGCGGCCGGCCTGGAGGTGGGGCGTTCGGCACCGCCCCTGGTTCTGCACACCCTGGACGGCCACAGCATCGCGACCGACGACCTGCGCGGCCAGGTGGTGGTGCTGACCTTCTGGGCAACCTGGTGCGAGCCCTGCCGCAAGGAGCTGCCGCTGCTATCCGCCTATGCCGCACGCCATGCCGATCGCGGCCTGCGCGTGCTCGGCTTCTGCCTGGACGAGCCCGACGCACTGCCGGCGGTGCGCGAGGTGGCGGCCGGGCTGAGCTTTCCGGTGGGCCTGCTCGGCAGCCCCTACGCCGGAGGCTATGGCCGCATCTGGCGGCTGCCGGTGAACTTCACGATCGACCGCAAGGGCCTGCTGGCCGACAACGGCTGGGACGCGCGCGAACCGGCCTGGACCGCCGAGCGTCTGGACCGCGTCATCACGCCCTTGTTGCGCTGA
- a CDS encoding SCO family protein: MKTVLGCSARFAAIAVSGMIAAAAPPASAHEDADPHAHHHMMRDMKMSSVAYSLPDVTLVRDDDRAVSLKDALNDGRPVVLTFIYTTCTSICPVISQTLSQLQAKLGPDRDKVHLVSISIDPENDTPARLRAYAAKFGAGPEWQHYTGTLAASVAAQKAFNVFREDKMDHNPVVLLRAAPGRNWLRIDGFATADELLDSYHGLVASP, encoded by the coding sequence ATGAAGACGGTTCTCGGATGCTCGGCGCGCTTCGCCGCGATCGCCGTCTCCGGCATGATCGCGGCGGCCGCGCCACCCGCGTCGGCGCACGAAGACGCCGATCCGCATGCGCACCATCACATGATGCGCGACATGAAGATGTCGTCGGTGGCCTACAGCCTGCCCGACGTGACGCTCGTGCGCGACGACGACCGGGCCGTATCGCTCAAGGATGCGCTGAACGACGGGCGCCCCGTGGTGCTGACCTTCATCTATACCACCTGCACGTCGATTTGCCCGGTGATCAGCCAGACGCTGTCGCAGCTGCAGGCCAAGCTCGGGCCGGACCGCGACAAGGTGCACCTGGTGTCGATCTCGATCGACCCGGAGAACGATACCCCCGCGCGCCTGCGCGCGTACGCGGCGAAATTCGGCGCGGGGCCGGAATGGCAGCACTACACCGGCACGCTTGCCGCAAGCGTTGCCGCGCAGAAAGCCTTCAATGTGTTCCGGGAGGACAAGATGGACCACAACCCGGTGGTGTTGCTGCGCGCCGCGCCGGGCCGGAACTGGCTTCGAATCGACGGATTCGCGACGGCGGATGAGCTGCTCGATTCGTATCACGGTCTCGTCGCGTCCCCCTGA